One stretch of Sinomonas terrae DNA includes these proteins:
- a CDS encoding acyl-CoA dehydrogenase family protein, with protein sequence MDFELTTEQKDFREMVRAFAERELASGARERAHSSDYPWDVAKKMADNGLIGITVDEEDGGGGGSLMDAVIAIEEIAAVCPRSADVIQAGNFGALRVLANFATPGQKERFLEPLLDGTGLICVAMTEPDAGSAVTELTTTATPDGDGYRIKGTKIFTTHGLHASVFLVYVRFGPGIDGIGSVLIERDTEGLNFGSPASFMGGEDWNPIFFDNVYIPKENVLLGPGGFKKQISGFNVERIGNSARALALGRYSYERAREHALVRKQFGRALCEFQGLQWKFADMKIKLDAGQLLLYRAAVHADTGFPSAEETAIAKVMCNRAGFDVANEALQVLGGMGYSDEMLVEYCLRRTRGWMIAGGTIEMLLNRIAESVFDRRFSQRRS encoded by the coding sequence GTGGACTTCGAACTCACCACAGAGCAGAAGGACTTCCGCGAGATGGTTCGCGCGTTCGCAGAACGCGAACTCGCGTCCGGAGCACGGGAGCGCGCTCACAGCAGCGACTACCCCTGGGACGTCGCGAAGAAGATGGCGGACAACGGCCTGATCGGGATCACGGTCGACGAGGAGGACGGAGGCGGGGGCGGATCCCTGATGGACGCCGTGATCGCCATCGAAGAGATCGCGGCCGTATGCCCCCGCAGCGCCGACGTCATCCAGGCCGGTAACTTCGGAGCGCTGCGGGTGCTCGCGAACTTTGCCACCCCGGGTCAGAAGGAGCGCTTCCTGGAGCCGCTGCTCGATGGCACGGGTTTGATCTGCGTCGCGATGACCGAGCCCGACGCCGGCTCGGCGGTCACCGAACTCACCACCACAGCCACCCCTGACGGGGACGGGTACAGGATCAAGGGCACGAAGATCTTCACGACCCACGGGCTGCACGCCTCCGTGTTCCTGGTCTACGTCAGGTTCGGGCCGGGCATCGACGGGATCGGGTCGGTCCTGATCGAACGGGACACCGAGGGCCTGAACTTCGGCTCACCGGCGAGCTTCATGGGCGGGGAGGATTGGAACCCCATCTTCTTCGACAACGTCTACATCCCTAAGGAGAACGTCCTCCTCGGCCCGGGAGGGTTCAAGAAGCAGATCAGCGGCTTCAATGTCGAGCGGATCGGCAACAGTGCCCGAGCCCTCGCACTGGGACGCTACTCCTACGAGCGGGCCCGCGAGCACGCCCTCGTGCGCAAGCAGTTCGGCCGAGCCCTGTGCGAGTTCCAGGGTCTGCAGTGGAAGTTCGCCGACATGAAGATCAAGCTCGATGCCGGACAGCTCCTGCTCTACAGGGCTGCAGTGCACGCGGACACAGGTTTCCCGTCCGCTGAGGAAACGGCCATCGCGAAGGTCATGTGCAACCGTGCGGGCTTCGACGTGGCGAACGAGGCTCTTCAGGTGCTCGGCGGCATGGGGTACAGCGACGAGATGCTCGTCGAGTACTGCCTGCGCCGCACCCGAGGATGGATGATCGCCGGCGGCACGATCGAGATGCTTCTCAACCGCATCGCCGAGTCAGTCTTTGACCGCCGGTTCTCCCAGAGGCGCTCGTGA
- a CDS encoding enoyl-CoA hydratase-related protein — translation MTIDNAPTGEILADLSTDTVAVARIAPGVAQVTINRPERRNALNIEVKELVARAIEALGSDPAVRAIVITGAGNAFVAGTDVAEMESLTPVEHTLKVTDRMFSVLRSCPKPLIAAVEGYALGGGCELALCCDIIIASERARFGQPEILLGVIPGAGGTQRLLRAVGRYQAMRLLLTGKHVYADEALAMGLVSEIAPEGKALEAATEMAEHIAKMPPLAVTAIKEVVRAGADVPLDTALLLERKAFQILFDSQDQKEGMRAFLEKRTPEYQGR, via the coding sequence ATGACGATCGACAACGCTCCCACCGGAGAGATCCTGGCGGACCTGTCAACCGACACTGTAGCCGTAGCACGGATTGCCCCCGGGGTGGCGCAGGTGACGATCAACCGCCCTGAGCGACGCAACGCCCTCAATATCGAGGTGAAGGAGCTCGTTGCCCGCGCCATCGAGGCCCTGGGCTCGGACCCTGCCGTGCGCGCAATTGTGATTACAGGGGCCGGGAATGCCTTCGTGGCCGGCACAGACGTCGCCGAGATGGAGTCCCTCACTCCCGTGGAGCACACGCTGAAGGTCACGGACCGCATGTTCTCGGTGCTTAGGTCCTGCCCGAAGCCCCTGATCGCTGCCGTCGAAGGATATGCACTGGGCGGCGGGTGCGAACTGGCGCTCTGCTGCGACATCATCATCGCCTCGGAGCGGGCGAGGTTCGGTCAGCCGGAGATACTGCTCGGGGTGATACCCGGCGCCGGAGGAACGCAGCGCCTGCTGCGCGCAGTTGGACGCTACCAAGCGATGAGGCTTCTGCTGACAGGCAAGCACGTCTACGCCGACGAAGCACTCGCCATGGGCCTCGTCTCGGAGATCGCCCCCGAGGGCAAAGCGCTTGAGGCCGCCACCGAGATGGCCGAGCACATCGCCAAGATGCCACCGCTTGCCGTCACGGCCATCAAGGAGGTGGTTCGTGCGGGAGCTGACGTGCCGCTCGACACCGCTCTGCTGCTCGAGCGCAAGGCATTCCAGATCCTTTTCGACTCGCAGGACCAGAAAGAGGGAATGCGTGCCTTCCTCGAGAAGCGGACCCCCGAGTACCAGGGACGCTGA
- a CDS encoding VOC family protein, translating into MASRIDAALPHLLGPRMQVGMVVDDIQKAAAFWAEEMHVGPWILIEDGIGDRRFMYRGETSEVRFSVAFSYTGETQLELIAQTNSAPSPFRDFLASGKEGIHHLGFWPEDFEASCSSLETAGFVELCSIHLPEGTRNGIYYTAPPMVGGIVELAPLTPFRRTYMTAIERLSTAWDGTRPVRRFGTRNDFIASADFQVDSLD; encoded by the coding sequence ATGGCGAGCAGAATCGACGCGGCACTGCCGCACCTTCTGGGGCCGCGAATGCAGGTCGGCATGGTGGTCGACGACATTCAAAAGGCAGCCGCCTTCTGGGCCGAAGAAATGCACGTCGGCCCTTGGATCCTGATCGAAGATGGCATCGGCGACCGGCGCTTCATGTACCGAGGCGAAACGAGCGAAGTCCGATTCTCGGTGGCGTTCTCCTACACCGGGGAAACCCAGTTGGAGCTGATTGCGCAGACCAACTCCGCCCCCTCCCCGTTTCGAGACTTCCTCGCCTCTGGGAAGGAAGGGATTCACCATCTCGGGTTCTGGCCAGAGGACTTCGAAGCGTCCTGTAGTTCTCTGGAGACCGCGGGTTTTGTGGAACTGTGTTCTATCCATCTCCCCGAAGGAACCAGGAATGGGATCTATTACACCGCTCCGCCAATGGTTGGCGGCATCGTCGAGCTTGCGCCGTTGACACCCTTCAGGAGGACCTACATGACGGCAATAGAGCGGCTTTCGACTGCTTGGGACGGGACGAGGCCTGTGCGTCGCTTCGGCACTCGCAACGATTTCATTGCGTCAGCGGACTTCCAGGTCGACAGTCTCGACTGA
- a CDS encoding SDR family NAD(P)-dependent oxidoreductase, translating into MQLEGTSTLVTGGASGLGFATAARLVGRGASVVLLDLPGSPGDEALERLGEKARFVPADILDEDQVSAALDAAEQKGPLRAVVHCAGRGGDRLRIVDKEGKPGDFDSFQNVVRINLFGTYNVLRLSAARMAGNEVADGDRGAIVLTASVAAFDGQIGQASYTSSKAAVHGLTLVAARDLASRGIRVNTIAPGTFDTPMLARLRSDIRDGLAAAVPHPSRLGNPEDFAQLAVSLLENEYINGETIRLDGAIRMPPR; encoded by the coding sequence TTGCAACTCGAGGGAACATCGACGCTCGTCACCGGCGGTGCGTCCGGCCTCGGCTTCGCGACCGCTGCACGTCTCGTGGGCAGAGGCGCAAGCGTCGTACTGCTGGATCTGCCCGGTTCTCCGGGCGACGAGGCACTCGAACGACTGGGGGAGAAGGCGAGGTTCGTCCCCGCCGACATCCTCGACGAGGACCAGGTGTCCGCCGCACTGGATGCAGCGGAGCAGAAGGGGCCGCTGCGGGCGGTCGTGCACTGCGCCGGCCGCGGCGGAGACCGGCTTCGGATCGTCGACAAGGAAGGCAAGCCCGGAGACTTCGACAGCTTCCAGAACGTCGTCCGGATCAACCTCTTCGGGACGTACAACGTGCTCCGTCTCAGCGCAGCGCGGATGGCCGGCAACGAGGTCGCGGACGGCGATAGGGGTGCGATTGTGCTCACGGCATCTGTCGCCGCGTTCGATGGGCAGATCGGACAGGCGTCCTACACCTCATCGAAGGCGGCCGTACACGGGCTGACCCTGGTGGCTGCGCGGGATCTGGCCAGCCGCGGGATCCGGGTCAACACCATTGCTCCCGGGACATTCGACACCCCGATGCTGGCCAGGCTTCGCAGCGACATACGCGACGGCCTCGCCGCTGCCGTCCCGCATCCTTCCAGACTGGGCAACCCGGAGGACTTCGCCCAGCTGGCGGTGTCGCTGCTGGAGAACGAATACATCAACGGAGAGACGATCCGTCTCGACGGGGCCATCCGCATGCCACCGCGGTGA
- the prpB gene encoding methylisocitrate lyase, which produces MLYSKSTPEQKRIRLRELLASGKVQQFPGAFNPLSARLIEEKGFPGVYISGAVLANDLGLPDIGLTTLTEVATRAGQIARMTELPAIVDADTGFGEPMNVARTVQELENAGLAGCHIEDQVNPKRCGHLDGKAVVDLDTALKRIRAAAEARRDPNFLIMARTDVRAADGLDAAVDRAKALVDAGADAIFPEAMGSLEEFKAIRDAVSVPVLANMTEFGKSRLFTVAELESVGINLVIYPVTLLRSAMGEAERTLDAIQAAGTQEEQVENMLTRARLYELVDYEAYNRFDTGVFNFLVPGQH; this is translated from the coding sequence ATGCTGTACTCCAAGTCCACCCCGGAGCAGAAGCGGATCCGCCTGCGCGAACTGCTCGCCTCGGGGAAGGTCCAGCAGTTCCCGGGCGCGTTCAATCCGCTCTCCGCGCGCCTGATCGAGGAGAAGGGCTTCCCTGGGGTCTACATCTCCGGCGCCGTCCTCGCCAACGACCTCGGCCTGCCCGACATCGGCCTCACGACCCTCACCGAGGTCGCGACCCGAGCAGGGCAGATCGCCCGCATGACCGAGCTCCCCGCGATCGTCGACGCCGACACCGGCTTCGGCGAGCCCATGAACGTGGCCCGCACCGTCCAGGAGCTCGAGAACGCCGGGCTCGCGGGCTGCCATATCGAGGACCAGGTCAACCCCAAGCGGTGCGGCCACCTCGACGGCAAGGCCGTCGTGGACCTCGACACCGCGCTGAAGCGGATCCGCGCCGCCGCCGAGGCGCGGCGCGATCCGAACTTCCTCATCATGGCCCGCACCGACGTCCGCGCGGCAGACGGACTGGACGCCGCCGTTGACCGCGCCAAGGCACTCGTCGACGCCGGCGCCGACGCGATCTTCCCCGAAGCCATGGGGAGCCTCGAGGAGTTCAAGGCCATCCGCGACGCGGTGAGCGTCCCCGTCCTGGCGAACATGACCGAGTTCGGAAAGAGCCGCCTGTTCACCGTCGCCGAGCTCGAAAGCGTGGGGATCAACCTCGTCATCTACCCGGTCACCCTGCTGCGCAGCGCGATGGGCGAGGCCGAGCGCACCCTCGACGCCATCCAGGCGGCCGGCACGCAGGAGGAACAGGTCGAGAACATGCTCACGCGGGCCCGCCTGTACGAGCTGGTCGACTACGAGGCCTACAACCGCTTCGACACAGGCGTTTTCAATTTCCTCGTCCCGGGTCAGCACTAA
- a CDS encoding thiolase family protein, with protein sequence MREAVIVEAARTPIGKRKGSLAHVHPVDLSAHVLNGLLDRTGLEPEDIDDVVWGCVTQLGDQSGNVGRFALLAAGWPESIPGVTINRACGSSHQAIEFAAMGVMSGRYDLVIAGGVESMTRVPIGSTRAVGEPYGPGMNARYHHAGFEQGPGAEMMAERWGLARGALDEFSLGSHTKAAAATDSGAFDRQLIPVPAAPELLSDEGIRRNSSLEALAGLSPAFREDGVVTAGNASQISDGAAGVIVTTPERAAELGLTPIVRLHSGVVAGDDPTLVLSAPIPATAKLLKRSGVRLEEIGVYEVNEAFATVPLAWLAETGADPARLNPLGGAIAVGHPLGASGAILMTRMINHMRDNGIRYGLQAICEAGGTANATLVELAN encoded by the coding sequence ATGCGCGAAGCAGTCATAGTCGAGGCGGCCCGCACACCGATCGGGAAGCGAAAGGGCTCGCTGGCCCACGTCCACCCGGTAGACCTATCCGCCCACGTGCTCAACGGCCTGCTCGACCGCACAGGCCTGGAACCCGAGGACATCGACGACGTGGTGTGGGGCTGCGTGACCCAGCTGGGCGACCAGTCGGGCAACGTCGGCAGATTCGCCCTGCTGGCCGCCGGCTGGCCCGAATCGATTCCCGGGGTGACGATCAACCGCGCCTGCGGGTCCAGCCATCAGGCGATCGAGTTCGCCGCCATGGGCGTGATGTCGGGCCGATACGACCTCGTCATCGCGGGGGGCGTCGAATCTATGACCCGCGTCCCGATCGGCTCCACACGCGCTGTCGGGGAGCCCTACGGGCCAGGGATGAACGCCCGCTATCACCACGCCGGCTTCGAGCAGGGGCCCGGCGCGGAGATGATGGCCGAGCGCTGGGGTCTCGCCCGCGGGGCTCTGGACGAGTTCTCTCTCGGGTCCCACACCAAGGCCGCCGCCGCCACGGATTCCGGCGCATTCGACCGGCAGCTCATCCCCGTCCCCGCAGCACCTGAACTGCTGTCCGACGAGGGAATCCGGCGCAACTCCTCACTCGAGGCACTCGCCGGGCTTTCCCCCGCCTTCCGCGAGGACGGCGTGGTCACGGCCGGCAACGCCTCACAGATCTCTGACGGGGCCGCGGGCGTCATTGTGACGACGCCCGAGCGTGCCGCCGAGCTCGGACTCACCCCGATCGTGCGGCTGCACTCCGGTGTCGTTGCCGGAGATGACCCGACCCTGGTCCTCTCGGCACCCATTCCGGCGACGGCGAAGCTCCTCAAGCGAAGCGGCGTCCGGCTGGAGGAGATCGGGGTGTACGAGGTCAACGAGGCGTTCGCCACGGTCCCGCTGGCCTGGCTGGCCGAGACCGGTGCCGATCCAGCCAGGCTGAACCCGCTCGGTGGGGCCATCGCCGTCGGCCATCCTCTGGGCGCGTCAGGGGCAATCCTGATGACCCGAATGATCAACCACATGCGCGACAACGGCATCCGGTACGGATTGCAGGCCATCTGCGAGGCCGGCGGCACTGCGAACGCCACACTCGTCGAGCTCGCAAACTGA
- a CDS encoding IclR family transcriptional regulator, with protein MSSIVNSGAAAAEHRTVGRVMTILELVVASGARGMRLGDLATALSAPKSSLHALTKGLVATGYLREADGGYVVGPAISSLITAESLTAQFAYKHILSELAGRWNETAMLATLVGDSVVYLDSVEPDMLIRAIPTLNRRLVLWPRSSGKVFLAFMEQKRFDSYIRRHHPEPSDADYVRSEVDRTRATHVGVNIGQSGQDHIGLAVPIFVGQSPVTTSLAMAGPRSRMEDRMDEISADMLAAAKTISG; from the coding sequence ATGTCATCAATTGTAAACAGCGGCGCAGCGGCCGCCGAGCATCGCACGGTAGGCCGGGTGATGACCATTCTCGAGCTTGTCGTCGCCAGCGGCGCGCGAGGCATGCGACTCGGGGACCTCGCGACTGCGCTGTCCGCCCCCAAGTCGTCTCTTCACGCACTGACGAAGGGGCTCGTGGCCACCGGCTATCTCCGGGAGGCCGACGGCGGTTATGTGGTGGGTCCCGCGATCTCGAGCCTGATCACCGCGGAGTCCCTGACCGCCCAGTTCGCCTACAAGCACATCCTGTCTGAGCTGGCTGGGCGCTGGAACGAGACGGCCATGCTCGCCACCCTCGTCGGGGACTCGGTGGTCTACCTCGACTCTGTCGAGCCCGACATGCTCATCCGTGCGATTCCGACCCTCAACAGACGCCTCGTCCTCTGGCCGCGCAGCTCAGGAAAGGTGTTCCTGGCCTTCATGGAGCAGAAGAGGTTCGACAGCTACATCCGGCGCCATCATCCCGAGCCCTCCGACGCCGACTATGTGCGGTCCGAAGTCGATCGAACGCGTGCGACGCACGTCGGGGTGAACATCGGCCAGTCGGGGCAGGACCACATCGGCCTGGCTGTGCCGATTTTCGTCGGCCAGTCTCCTGTGACGACCTCGCTTGCGATGGCCGGCCCGAGATCGCGCATGGAAGACCGAATGGACGAAATCTCGGCGGACATGCTCGCCGCGGCAAAGACGATCTCCGGCTGA
- a CDS encoding NAD-dependent succinate-semialdehyde dehydrogenase has protein sequence MAELRLTDPSLLRQSCRVGGEWIAADSGESVAVLNPATGEEVGSVPFFRAEETRRAVEAAEKALPAWRGLLAKERGRLLRRWFDLIIENSDDLARILTAEQGKPHKEALAEVVSGAQFIEWFAEEARRTYGETLPPPAHDRRVVVIKQPIGVCAAITPWNFPNTIVTRKAAAALAAGCTMIVRPATETPFSALALAELAARAGIPEGVLNVITGHSKDMGLELTTNPTVRKLSFTGSTEVGRILMGQSASTIKKLALELGGNAPFIVFDDADLDQAVEGALASKFRNSGQACVGTNRFYVHDAVYDEFSARLAERVKSLVVGDGADPAVTMGPLIDTNAVEKVESHIADAVDKGARVIAGGKRHALGRSFFEPTVMVDVSPESRVSHEETFGPLASIFRFTDEEEVLKAANDTELGLAAYVYTRDIGRIWRMGEAIETGMVGFNVGLMANEAVPFGGIKESGIGREGSHYGLEDYLEVKYLCMGGI, from the coding sequence GTGGCCGAACTGCGACTCACAGACCCTTCTCTCCTCCGGCAGTCCTGCCGTGTCGGAGGGGAATGGATTGCTGCGGATTCCGGCGAATCAGTGGCCGTCCTCAACCCGGCAACGGGGGAGGAGGTGGGATCCGTGCCGTTCTTCAGAGCAGAGGAGACCCGGCGCGCCGTCGAAGCAGCCGAGAAGGCTCTGCCCGCATGGCGCGGACTGCTGGCCAAGGAACGGGGCCGGCTCCTGCGTCGCTGGTTCGACCTCATCATCGAGAACAGCGACGACCTGGCGCGGATACTCACCGCCGAGCAGGGTAAACCGCACAAGGAGGCTCTCGCGGAAGTAGTGAGCGGGGCCCAGTTCATCGAGTGGTTTGCCGAGGAGGCCCGGCGGACCTACGGAGAGACGCTGCCCCCACCCGCACACGACCGCCGGGTCGTCGTCATCAAGCAGCCCATCGGGGTGTGCGCTGCCATCACGCCGTGGAACTTCCCGAACACCATCGTCACGCGGAAGGCAGCTGCGGCCCTCGCGGCCGGATGCACGATGATCGTGCGTCCGGCCACCGAGACCCCCTTCTCGGCCCTCGCGCTTGCAGAGCTGGCGGCACGGGCAGGGATCCCGGAGGGCGTCCTGAACGTCATCACCGGACATTCGAAGGACATGGGGCTCGAGCTCACGACGAACCCGACTGTGCGCAAGCTCTCCTTCACCGGTTCCACGGAAGTCGGACGGATCCTCATGGGGCAGAGCGCGAGCACGATCAAGAAGCTCGCGCTCGAGCTCGGCGGCAACGCACCCTTCATCGTCTTCGACGACGCCGACCTCGACCAGGCAGTCGAAGGCGCGCTCGCCTCGAAGTTCCGCAACTCCGGCCAAGCCTGCGTGGGCACGAACCGCTTCTACGTCCACGACGCCGTCTACGACGAGTTCTCCGCCAGGCTCGCCGAACGGGTCAAGTCCCTGGTCGTCGGGGACGGAGCGGATCCGGCTGTGACAATGGGACCCCTCATCGACACGAATGCCGTCGAGAAGGTCGAGTCGCACATCGCGGATGCGGTAGACAAGGGAGCGCGGGTCATCGCGGGCGGGAAGCGGCATGCCCTGGGGCGCTCCTTCTTCGAACCGACCGTGATGGTCGACGTCAGCCCCGAGTCGAGGGTGTCCCACGAGGAGACGTTCGGGCCGCTCGCCTCGATCTTCCGGTTCACGGACGAGGAGGAGGTCCTGAAGGCCGCCAACGATACCGAGCTCGGCCTGGCCGCCTACGTCTACACCCGCGACATCGGCCGGATCTGGCGGATGGGCGAAGCCATCGAGACCGGCATGGTCGGCTTCAACGTGGGGCTCATGGCGAATGAGGCCGTGCCGTTCGGGGGCATCAAGGAATCGGGGATCGGCAGGGAAGGGTCCCACTACGGCCTCGAGGACTACCTGGAAGTCAAGTACCTCTGCATGGGCGGGATCTGA
- a CDS encoding acetate--CoA ligase family protein — protein sequence MNEQDRRVFEGMFAPRVIALVGASSDENKHTSRPQRSLRRHGYGGKIVPINPKRDEIFGDRAYPSLLEVPDTIDHAFIMVPAAAVPEAIEQCIERGVPVATIYADGFAEAGPEGRRRQEELVARAREGGVRILGPNCSGVLSTRPSSALSVNAAIEQLDIKPGPLAVISQSGSMTGGLLSRGLGRGVGFSKVVSIGNESDLTVGEITDWLVDDPETGTILLFLETIRDAPRLASAARRAIEAGKPVIAYKLGRSAVGRSLAASHTGAMAGSAEVSDAFFRAHGILRIDNLETMFELPALLAGRRPSERHRVAVMSTTGGGAATVVDRLGSMEVEVVPPSEAVVSSLADKGIDIPRGPLTDLTHAGTRADVYGAVLDQLVASDHCDLVLAIAGSSAQFQPEISAGPLVQAGKQGKPLAAFFAPHAPEALERLSKAAVAGFRTPESCADAIRAWSQWRFPSAAPESDHAALAAVASAVAGLNGRRPNELDSAGIFAALGIPTASAIVVRESDSAADSVNEFPVVAKVLSADVPHKTDAGGVVLGIRNTDELTQAIDRIRGNVATRHPTAKIDGVLVQKMESGLAEVILGFRRDPEVGPVVVLGIGGILAELYRDIAVRIAPVGIEEARSMVAQVKGLAVVRGYRGLPLGDTEALAQAVVSMSQLADDPQAGIAEAEINPLLVLPDGEGVVAVDGLVICSPRS from the coding sequence TTGAACGAGCAGGACCGCCGGGTTTTCGAGGGGATGTTCGCTCCACGGGTGATCGCACTCGTCGGTGCGTCGAGCGATGAGAATAAGCACACGTCCCGCCCCCAGAGGTCGCTTCGGCGCCACGGGTACGGCGGCAAGATCGTCCCGATCAACCCGAAGCGGGACGAGATCTTCGGCGACCGTGCCTATCCCAGCCTCCTCGAGGTGCCGGACACGATCGATCACGCGTTCATCATGGTTCCCGCGGCTGCGGTGCCCGAGGCGATCGAGCAGTGCATCGAGAGAGGCGTCCCCGTCGCCACCATATATGCCGATGGTTTCGCGGAGGCGGGCCCGGAAGGCAGGCGCAGGCAGGAGGAGCTGGTGGCCCGCGCCCGGGAAGGCGGAGTGCGGATCCTCGGACCGAACTGCAGCGGCGTGTTGAGCACCAGGCCGTCCAGCGCTCTCAGCGTCAACGCCGCCATCGAGCAGCTGGACATCAAGCCCGGTCCGCTGGCGGTGATCTCCCAGTCGGGGAGCATGACCGGTGGCCTGCTTTCGCGGGGCCTCGGACGTGGTGTGGGCTTCTCCAAGGTCGTCTCCATCGGCAACGAGAGCGACCTCACCGTCGGGGAGATCACAGATTGGCTCGTGGACGATCCCGAGACCGGCACGATCCTCCTCTTCCTCGAGACGATCCGCGACGCTCCCCGACTGGCATCTGCGGCGCGCCGCGCCATCGAGGCCGGCAAGCCTGTCATCGCCTACAAGCTCGGACGCTCAGCCGTAGGACGCAGCCTGGCAGCGTCCCATACCGGGGCGATGGCAGGCTCCGCAGAAGTCTCGGACGCGTTCTTCCGCGCCCATGGCATCCTGCGGATCGACAATCTGGAGACGATGTTCGAGCTCCCCGCGCTGCTGGCAGGTCGGCGCCCCAGCGAACGCCATCGTGTCGCCGTCATGTCGACCACCGGCGGCGGTGCGGCGACCGTCGTGGACCGCCTCGGCTCGATGGAGGTCGAAGTCGTCCCACCGAGCGAGGCCGTCGTCAGCTCCCTCGCCGATAAGGGGATCGACATCCCGCGCGGCCCCTTGACCGACCTCACCCACGCCGGAACCCGGGCCGACGTGTACGGGGCCGTCCTCGACCAGCTCGTTGCGTCCGACCACTGCGACCTTGTACTCGCCATTGCGGGGAGTTCGGCGCAGTTCCAGCCTGAGATCTCCGCCGGGCCGCTGGTCCAGGCGGGGAAGCAGGGCAAGCCCTTGGCGGCCTTCTTCGCTCCGCACGCCCCGGAGGCACTCGAACGGCTCAGCAAAGCCGCGGTTGCCGGCTTCCGCACTCCGGAATCGTGCGCCGACGCAATTCGGGCCTGGAGCCAGTGGCGGTTCCCCTCCGCCGCACCGGAATCCGACCATGCAGCGCTTGCCGCCGTGGCCTCTGCTGTTGCGGGGCTGAACGGCAGACGCCCGAACGAGCTCGACTCTGCCGGGATCTTCGCGGCGCTCGGGATTCCCACGGCATCAGCCATCGTGGTGCGCGAATCGGATTCGGCTGCCGACAGCGTCAACGAATTCCCGGTTGTGGCCAAGGTCCTTTCCGCCGATGTTCCCCACAAGACTGACGCCGGTGGGGTCGTCTTGGGCATCCGCAACACTGACGAGCTGACGCAGGCGATCGATCGGATCCGGGGCAATGTCGCCACACGGCACCCCACGGCCAAGATTGACGGCGTGCTCGTCCAAAAGATGGAATCAGGCTTGGCAGAGGTCATCCTAGGCTTCCGTCGAGATCCCGAAGTCGGCCCAGTCGTCGTGCTGGGGATCGGCGGAATCCTGGCCGAGCTATATCGGGACATCGCGGTGCGCATAGCACCGGTCGGAATCGAGGAAGCCCGCTCCATGGTCGCCCAGGTCAAGGGCCTGGCCGTGGTCCGCGGCTACCGGGGGCTCCCGCTCGGTGATACAGAGGCGCTGGCACAGGCCGTCGTTTCAATGTCCCAGCTGGCGGACGATCCGCAAGCTGGCATCGCCGAAGCCGAGATCAACCCCCTGCTCGTCCTACCAGACGGAGAAGGCGTGGTAGCCGTCGACGGCCTCGTCATCTGCTCTCCGCGCAGCTGA